The following proteins come from a genomic window of Paenibacillus swuensis:
- a CDS encoding CoA-binding protein has translation MTFENPAREEIKKILERADNVAVVGLSDNPERTSYMVAQAMQARGYRIIPVNPNADEILGEKSYPTLKDIPESIDIVNVFRRSEHTPPIAQEAVEAGAKVLWLQLGIANEEAAQIAESGGLTVIMDRCIKVEDAITGPLKK, from the coding sequence ATGACTTTTGAAAATCCTGCACGCGAAGAAATTAAGAAAATTTTGGAACGCGCCGACAATGTGGCTGTAGTGGGTTTATCGGATAATCCGGAGCGTACTTCGTATATGGTTGCACAGGCTATGCAAGCCAGGGGTTATCGAATCATTCCCGTCAATCCCAACGCCGACGAAATACTTGGTGAGAAGAGCTACCCGACGCTCAAGGATATACCGGAATCCATTGATATCGTCAACGTCTTCCGGCGGAGTGAACATACGCCTCCGATCGCTCAAGAAGCGGTAGAAGCGGGTGCTAAAGTGCTGTGGCTGCAGTTGGGCATCGCGAACGAGGAAGCCGCACAAATCGCCGAAAGCGGAGGTCTGACCGTCATCATGGACCGTTGCATTAAAGTGGAAGACGCCATAACCGGGCCTCTCAAGAAATAA
- a CDS encoding fluoride efflux transporter FluC has product MKRWLSLFLFGAAGALCRQLISIGTQHFYPYGTESFPWSTWICNIIGCGVLGYLTGKFLTDRSSLWLREGLTVGLIGAFTTFSAFSMETFVLMEHNRYDMAVLYSGSSFIAGWTCTYFGIRWGTPGKNASHAD; this is encoded by the coding sequence ATGAAAAGATGGTTGAGTTTATTTCTATTCGGAGCGGCCGGAGCGCTATGCAGACAGTTAATAAGCATAGGTACCCAGCATTTCTATCCCTACGGTACGGAATCGTTTCCGTGGTCTACATGGATATGTAATATAATAGGCTGCGGAGTATTGGGTTATTTAACAGGGAAATTCCTTACTGACCGATCCTCCCTTTGGCTGAGAGAAGGTTTAACTGTAGGTTTGATCGGAGCATTTACCACTTTCAGCGCGTTTAGTATGGAAACGTTTGTACTAATGGAGCATAATCGTTATGACATGGCCGTTCTATATAGCGGATCAAGTTTTATAGCAGGTTGGACATGTACATATTTCGGTATCAGGTGGGGGACACCGGGAAAGAACGCATCTCATGCTGATTGA
- the gndA gene encoding NADP-dependent phosphogluconate dehydrogenase: MSKQQIGVVGLAVMGKNLALNIESKGFTVSVFNRSPEKTKDLVEEAAGKNLTGTYSIEEFVESLESPRKILIMVQAGKATDSTIEQLLPFLDQGDILIDGGNAYFPDTQRRNKELEAKGIRFIGTGVSGGEEGALKGPSIMPGGQESAYALVEPILTAISAKVGDDPCCTYIGPDGAGHYVKMVHNGIEYGDMQLICEAYQLLKDVAGLSTDELHEIFKEWNQGELDSYLIEITADIFSKKDPETGKPMVDVILDAAGQKGTGKWTSQSSLDLGVPLSIITESVFSRFLSAMKQERVKASQLLRGPQVQPFDGDKKAFIESVRKALYASKICSYAQGFVQMRAASEEYGWNLKYGEIAMIFRGGCIIRARFLQNIKDAYDRNPELNNLLLDEYFNNIIENYQDAWRNVVATAVTRGIPVPAFASALSYYDSYRSERLPANLLQAQRDYFGAHTFERLDKEGKFHFNWMEN; the protein is encoded by the coding sequence ATGTCGAAGCAACAAATCGGTGTTGTCGGTTTAGCTGTAATGGGTAAGAACCTGGCGCTAAATATTGAGAGCAAAGGCTTTACCGTGTCGGTGTTTAACCGTTCCCCGGAGAAAACGAAGGATTTAGTCGAAGAAGCGGCAGGCAAGAATCTTACAGGTACATATTCGATTGAGGAATTTGTTGAATCGTTGGAGTCTCCGCGCAAGATTCTGATCATGGTTCAAGCAGGTAAAGCAACGGACTCCACAATTGAGCAGCTTCTTCCTTTCCTGGATCAAGGCGATATTCTGATTGACGGAGGCAACGCGTACTTCCCGGATACGCAACGCCGCAACAAAGAACTGGAAGCGAAGGGAATCCGTTTCATAGGAACAGGCGTCTCGGGCGGCGAAGAAGGCGCACTGAAAGGTCCTTCCATCATGCCTGGAGGTCAAGAATCCGCATATGCTCTTGTTGAGCCGATCTTAACTGCCATATCCGCCAAAGTTGGCGATGATCCTTGTTGCACTTATATCGGACCGGATGGCGCCGGCCATTATGTGAAAATGGTGCATAACGGTATCGAGTACGGAGATATGCAGCTGATTTGCGAGGCGTACCAACTGCTTAAAGACGTTGCAGGTTTGTCCACGGACGAATTGCATGAAATCTTCAAAGAATGGAATCAAGGTGAGCTGGATAGCTACCTGATTGAAATTACAGCGGATATTTTCTCCAAGAAAGATCCGGAAACCGGTAAGCCGATGGTGGATGTCATTCTAGACGCAGCCGGACAGAAGGGTACCGGCAAGTGGACGAGCCAAAGCTCCCTGGATCTTGGCGTTCCGCTTTCCATTATTACGGAATCCGTATTCTCCCGCTTCTTATCCGCCATGAAGCAAGAGCGCGTTAAGGCGAGTCAATTGTTGCGCGGCCCGCAAGTGCAGCCTTTCGACGGAGATAAGAAAGCGTTCATCGAATCCGTTCGTAAAGCGTTGTATGCGAGCAAGATCTGCTCTTACGCACAAGGTTTTGTTCAGATGAGAGCCGCTTCCGAAGAGTACGGATGGAACCTGAAATACGGTGAAATCGCTATGATTTTCCGTGGAGGCTGCATTATCCGTGCGCGCTTCTTACAGAACATCAAAGATGCTTATGATCGCAATCCGGAGCTCAATAACTTGTTGCTTGATGAATATTTCAACAACATTATCGAGAACTATCAAGATGCGTGGCGTAACGTGGTTGCTACTGCAGTAACTCGCGGTATTCCGGTTCCAGCTTTCGCAAGTGCTCTGTCCTACTACGACAGCTACCGTTCGGAGAGATTACCGGCGAACTTGTTACAGGCGCAACGCGATTACTTCGGTGCTCATACATTCGAACGCTTGGATAAAGAAGGTAAATTCCATTTTAACTGGATGGAAAATTAA
- a CDS encoding rhodanese-like domain-containing protein: MNVINTISPQALKQRLADGESMNIIDVREDEEVAAGMIPGAQHIPLGQLPERISEIAQTQEIILVCRSGNRSGRACEFLRNQGLKGIVNMTGGMLEWENTEG, translated from the coding sequence ATGAACGTAATCAACACGATTAGTCCGCAAGCTTTAAAGCAAAGACTTGCTGACGGTGAAAGCATGAACATTATTGATGTTCGGGAAGATGAAGAAGTTGCCGCAGGCATGATTCCGGGCGCGCAACATATCCCGTTGGGTCAGCTTCCTGAACGGATTTCGGAGATTGCCCAAACTCAGGAAATTATTCTGGTTTGCCGCAGCGGAAATCGCAGCGGGAGAGCATGCGAGTTTCTCCGAAATCAAGGATTGAAAGGTATTGTGAATATGACTGGCGGAATGCTGGAATGGGAAAACACAGAAGGTTAA
- a CDS encoding fluoride efflux transporter FluC, whose translation MLIDLILVAVGGGAGTICRAAISQRWNGRPGQSPPWLPWGTLFVNLIGSLLLGVLIAVVQSQTDAPYQYNNHYLILGPGFLGGFTTFSTLILQGNDLWSDGHQRKATLYMFGTAILGIFAASIGFILFTYFLS comes from the coding sequence ATGCTGATTGATCTCATTCTTGTGGCTGTCGGAGGGGGCGCGGGAACGATATGCCGTGCTGCCATTTCGCAAAGATGGAACGGTCGTCCCGGGCAATCGCCGCCTTGGTTACCATGGGGGACCTTATTTGTTAATCTGATAGGATCTTTACTCTTAGGTGTGTTGATTGCTGTTGTTCAGTCTCAAACGGATGCGCCTTACCAATACAATAATCATTATTTGATTCTTGGACCGGGTTTTCTAGGAGGGTTTACAACGTTCTCCACGCTGATTCTGCAAGGAAATGATTTGTGGTCAGACGGGCATCAGAGAAAAGCAACTTTGTACATGTTCGGGACCGCGATACTAGGAATTTTTGCGGCAAGTATCGGTTTTATATTATTTACATACTTTTTAAGTTGA
- a CDS encoding shikimate kinase: MRESSAKASHIVLVGFMGTGKTTVGAILAEFIGWTMIDSDAYVIKKERKTIPEIFAQSGEAYFRQAEKVAIREILSGESYVVATGGGSVLAEENRRIMRDRGFVVALTAPLSVIVERVRSDKNRPLLHGDLEQRVQVLLSERESAYNFAHLQMDTTQYSPEAIAGIIWDAYNKHNAALSRG; the protein is encoded by the coding sequence ATGCGGGAATCCTCCGCGAAAGCAAGTCATATTGTGCTGGTTGGTTTTATGGGAACAGGTAAAACTACAGTCGGAGCCATTCTGGCGGAGTTCATAGGTTGGACGATGATTGATTCGGATGCGTATGTTATAAAAAAAGAACGGAAAACAATTCCGGAAATCTTCGCACAGAGCGGAGAAGCTTATTTCAGACAAGCCGAGAAAGTTGCAATTCGGGAGATTCTTTCCGGGGAAAGCTATGTGGTAGCTACCGGAGGCGGATCGGTCCTAGCGGAAGAAAATCGTCGTATCATGCGCGACCGGGGTTTCGTTGTAGCGTTAACGGCGCCTTTATCCGTCATAGTGGAAAGGGTACGGAGTGACAAGAATCGACCTTTGTTACATGGTGATTTAGAGCAGAGAGTTCAGGTATTGCTTAGCGAACGGGAAAGCGCTTATAATTTCGCCCATCTCCAAATGGATACCACGCAATACTCGCCGGAAGCCATTGCGGGTATCATTTGGGACGCGTATAACAAACATAATGCTGCTTTAAGCCGGGGTTAA
- the aroA gene encoding 3-phosphoshikimate 1-carboxyvinyltransferase translates to MDMIVQPTSRLQGEIQALSSKNYTTRYLLVAALAEGTSTIYYPAHSEDSDAMRRCIRDLGAVITEDDEKIVITGFGKHPASVEQLDVGNAGAVLRFLMAIAALCPEVTFINTYPDSLGKRPHDDLIDALKQMGIEVEHQSGRLPITLKGGSPKGGRIRVSGSVSSQYLSALLFLTPLLPEDSEIEVLHDLKSKVVVGQTLEVLAQAGIRIDASDDLMFYKVPGRQSYQAKEYSVQGDYPGSAAILAAAAVVDSDVTVLRLEENSRQGERAVVDVLKAMGVDLTHEGSVVRVQGGKPMKAGEFDGDEFTDGVLAMVAASVFAEGTSRFYNVENLRYKECDRITDYLNELRKAGAQVEERQSEIIVHGRPEGIEGGVEINAHYDHRVIMSLTVVGLRAKQPIRIKDAHHVAKSYPHYFDHLKSLGANVQWVE, encoded by the coding sequence ATGGATATGATCGTCCAACCGACGTCAAGACTACAAGGGGAGATTCAGGCATTATCTTCCAAAAATTATACAACGCGGTATTTGCTCGTAGCGGCTCTCGCAGAGGGTACTTCAACGATTTATTATCCGGCACACAGCGAAGACAGTGATGCCATGAGAAGATGTATCCGTGACTTAGGTGCGGTCATCACGGAGGATGATGAGAAGATCGTAATTACGGGTTTCGGCAAACATCCCGCCTCTGTAGAGCAGTTGGATGTTGGTAACGCAGGGGCCGTCCTGCGCTTTCTTATGGCGATTGCTGCTTTATGTCCCGAAGTTACGTTTATTAATACGTATCCGGATTCTTTAGGGAAGCGTCCGCATGACGATTTGATTGATGCTCTGAAACAAATGGGTATTGAGGTTGAACATCAATCTGGGCGGCTGCCCATTACGCTGAAAGGCGGTTCGCCGAAAGGAGGACGCATTCGGGTATCCGGCAGTGTCAGCTCACAGTATTTAAGCGCGCTGCTGTTCCTGACACCCTTACTGCCTGAAGACAGTGAGATTGAAGTGCTTCATGATCTGAAATCCAAAGTTGTTGTCGGTCAGACGTTGGAAGTTTTGGCTCAGGCGGGAATCCGGATCGATGCCAGCGACGATCTGATGTTCTATAAAGTACCGGGACGGCAATCGTACCAAGCTAAGGAATATTCGGTACAAGGGGATTATCCGGGTTCTGCCGCTATTTTGGCCGCTGCGGCTGTTGTGGATTCGGACGTAACCGTGCTTCGCTTGGAGGAAAACAGCAGGCAAGGAGAACGCGCTGTTGTGGACGTGTTGAAAGCGATGGGCGTGGATTTAACTCATGAGGGAAGCGTCGTTCGCGTGCAAGGCGGCAAACCCATGAAAGCCGGCGAATTCGACGGAGATGAGTTTACGGACGGCGTGCTTGCGATGGTTGCGGCAAGTGTGTTCGCGGAGGGAACTTCGCGTTTCTATAACGTAGAAAACTTGCGATATAAGGAATGTGACCGAATTACGGATTATTTAAATGAACTTCGTAAAGCAGGTGCGCAAGTCGAAGAGCGCCAAAGCGAAATTATAGTTCACGGCCGTCCCGAAGGAATTGAAGGTGGAGTAGAGATCAACGCGCATTATGACCATCGGGTAATTATGTCACTGACTGTTGTCGGTCTTAGAGCTAAACAACCCATACGGATTAAAGACGCACATCATGTAGCGAAGTCTTATCCGCATTATTTTGACCACTTAAAAAGTTTAGGCGCTAATGTTCAATGGGTTGAATAA